The region TGACATCCACATAGGTAAGTCTTGCATTGAACTCACTTGCGTACACAAAACCACATGACAACATTGAATTGAAATTGATAAGTGattatgttcttttttattattgttttgcatCAACAGTCTGTCCACTATGAGTGGGGGTTTAGCTCCAAGCAAAAGCACAGTTTATGTATCAAATCTACCATTTTCTCTGACAAACAGCGACCTGCACAAggtaatttacttttttgaaaatCATTCTATGCAAAGAGTCTTAGTACTGTTAAAATCTAcatattttaatcaattaacaCTAACATACATATTTTGGGTCATTGCAGTTATTCACAAAGTATGGAAAAGTTGTAAAGTAAGTATtacctgtttttgtgttttgttttataaccattTCTCACACAAATTGAAATGCTATgttaatttcagcattttatttgaaattaaatatagGGTACTTAAATATAGATATGCCCCGCATGAATTTACCAaatgcaaagtttttaaaactgaagaaaaacaaatgaataataattcagttttgCTTGCACTTGGTAGTATCATAGGTTTGGAGACAAACACCTTGCAACACAAGGCCCCTcaaagaaaccaaacatttggATAGGCTATAAAAGCCTGGTTTGTTTGTCTCtatgcttctttctttttgactGCCAAGTggtcagatatttattttttgtacttgtgTACATAAGCTGTTCTGAAAGTGGATGTATGGCGAGGCAAACTAGCAGGATTGGaatcattattaatttattcacgTGGTCAATTTTAGTGGAAGTAATGAACAATGCAGCAGTCCTGaagtactaaaaaaaatatgagcatgtgttttttttttttatttaattttattttttttagtaacttGAATGTTATTTTGATTAATACAGGCTTCCCTGACCTCCTTTGTTACTTATTTGATGTCACCAGATGCATTTACACCTGGAcgcttttagaaaaaaatatagagttggtgtttggcttgAATACATCACAACTTACATAATTGTagcaaaagagaaacaaaaaaaattctattaaatACTACTCTATAGCCAGCAAGCTATACTTGAACTCAAGTTGGattgatttttcagaaaagtctGGCTTGTAgcattagaaaacatttaatctgctCACAATTTCTGTGCTGTTTATTCTAGGGTTACAATAGTGAAGGATAAATTCACCCGACAGAGTAAAGGAGTGGCGTTTGTCCTTTTCTTGGACAGAGAAGCCGCTCACAATTGTGCAAGAGCAGTGAACAACAAACAGGTAAGCAATAATGAATGACTACATGCATAAACTACAGATTTCTGTCAGTGTTTCTTTAATGCATGTTAACTGTATAAAGGAAATTTCTTTATCCACCCAGTTGTTTGGCAGAACAGTTAAAGCCAGTATCGCTATAGACAACGGGCGAGCAGCAGAGTTTATAAGGAGACGGAACTACACGGACAAGACCAGATGTTATGAATGTGGGGTGAGTGAACACGCAACTTTGGGAAAGGCAGACTTGTAGGAATGCCCTATGTGAATTCAATCTATGCATTACAGGAAACGGGACATCTGAGCTATGCATGTCCTAAAAACCTGCTTGGAGAGAGGGAAccaccaaaaaagaaagaaaagaagaagaagaaaagggcTCAACAACCTGAGCAAATGTAGGAATTGTATTATAGTTAACAAtagaacatattttttgtataacttcgtacacatacatatatatatatatatatatatatatatatatatatgcatttcttttagtgaggaagatgaagaaagtgaagaggaaggagaagaccCTGCCCTGGATAGCTTAAGCCAAGCCATAGCTTTTCAGGTAATTCTCAGCATTGCCATATGtgtaacatatttatatttaacatgtGTATAACCAAAGTCTCTTGCTAGATTCACTTCAGTTGAAATCTTGCCATAATGGAAGTATggcaaaaagacagaaaaatatacagaaagcTTTAagatgtccatccatccatccattttctgttcaccctttgtccctaatggggtcaggagggttgctggtttatctccagctacgttccgggcgagaggcggggtacaacctggacaggttgccagtctgtcgcagggcaacacagagacatacaggacacacaaccattcacacacacactcacacatagggagaatttagagagaccaattaacctgacagtcatgtttttggactgtggagagaacccaccatgcacagagagaacatgcaaactccatgcagaaagaccctgggctgggaatcgaacccaggaccttcttgctgcaaggcaacag is a window of Gambusia affinis linkage group LG23, SWU_Gaff_1.0, whole genome shotgun sequence DNA encoding:
- the zcrb1 gene encoding zinc finger CCHC-type and RNA-binding motif-containing protein 1; this encodes MSGGLAPSKSTVYVSNLPFSLTNSDLHKLFTKYGKVVKVTIVKDKFTRQSKGVAFVLFLDREAAHNCARAVNNKQLFGRTVKASIAIDNGRAAEFIRRRNYTDKTRCYECGETGHLSYACPKNLLGEREPPKKKEKKKKKRAQQPEQIEEDEESEEEGEDPALDSLSQAIAFQQAHREEEEKKKKRQAEEDNAHASASSDSKKPRIKKSAYFSDEEELSD